One window of Triticum dicoccoides isolate Atlit2015 ecotype Zavitan chromosome 5A, WEW_v2.0, whole genome shotgun sequence genomic DNA carries:
- the LOC119299813 gene encoding ubiquitin-related modifier 1 homolog, whose translation MHLTLEFGGGLELLLEKSTKVHKVDVQPRDGEDKATMKGLLSWVKSNLIKERPEMFIKDDSVRPGVLVLINDCDWELCGGLDAELEDKDVVVFISTLHGG comes from the exons ATGCATCTCACTCTTGAATTCGG GGGCGGTCTGGAGCTTCTCCTAGAGAAATCCACCAAGGTACACAAGGTGGATGTCCAGCCCAGGGACGGTGAAGACAAG GCCACTATGAAGGGATTGCTCTCTTGGGTGAAGTCCAATTTGATCAAGGAGCGGCCAGAGATGTTCATCAAGGATGACTCTGT GAGGCCTGGGGTTCTTGTCCTTATAAATGACTGCGACTGGGAGTTGTGTGGAGGCCTTGATGCAGAGTTGGAAGATAAGGACGTGGTTGTCTTCATCTCCACACTGCACGGTGGTTAA
- the LOC119297062 gene encoding osmotin-like protein, which yields MAGMGERLVIGALLAAAFLAAPAAGTTLTLHNLCPYPVWPLVTPNTGFPSICGNDIRLEGNGHGLVSFPFPATFWSGQLVARTGCAPPPRCETGSKRPAGVVQLTVHSAEGAPRPDLAVHSVSLVGGFNVPVVVSPQVIGGDGPCPALGCAADLNAGCPPAQRVVGAGGRVVACNGPPGYFKQRCPLTRTTPVDREPVEQHCYAPGELKVVFCQPAMVDVDADAAAQPDVVVAEN from the coding sequence ATGGCTGGCATGGGCGAGCGCCTCGTGATCGGCGCCCTGCTGGCCGCCGCCTTCCTGGCGGCACcggcggcgggcaccacgctgaccCTGCACAACCTGTGCCCGTACCCCGTGTGGCCGCTGGTGACCCCGAACACGGGCTTCCCCTCCATCTGCGGCAACGACATCCGCCTCGAGGGCAACGGCCACGGGCTCGTCTCCTTCCCCTTCCCGGCGACCTTCTGGTCCGGGCAGTTGGTGGCGCGCACCGGCTGCGCGCCCCCGCCGCGGTGCGAGACGGGGAGCAAGCGGCCCGCGGGCGTGGTGCAGCTGACCGTGCACTCGGCCGAGGGCGCGCCGCGGCCGGACCTGGCGGTGCACAGCGTGAGCCTGGTGGGCGGGTTCAACGTCCCGGTGGTGGTGAGCCCGCAGGTCATCGGCGGCGACGGGCCGTGCCCGGCCCTGGGGTGCGCGGCGGACCTCAACGCCGGGTGCCCGCCGGCGCAGCGCGTGGTGGGCGCGGGCGGCCGCGTCGTCGCGTGCAATGGGCCGCCCGGGTACTTCAAGCAGCGGTGCCCGCTGACGCGAACGACGCCGGTCGACAGGGAGCCCGTGGAGCAGCACTGCTACGCGCCCGGCGAGCTCAAGGTCGTCTTCTGCCAGCCAGCAATGGTCGACGTCGACGCCGACGCGGCCGCACAGCCGGATGTTGTCGTCGCCGAGAACTAG
- the LOC119299814 gene encoding uncharacterized protein LOC119299814 codes for MASPNRALNPSVISGLLNSIEHLNGTNFPTWKEQILINLGVMDLDYALREKAPVPLSSHDENLAERTKVYEANKEKWERSNRLSIMIMKSTITLGIRGAIPDSECAKTYLASMEEQFKGSTKVYASTLIMKMLTTKYDGKSGVREHIMTMNDMAAKLKGMDMEISEGFLVHFIMTPLPMEYGPFKINYNTQKEKWTMSELTSMCVQEEERLKVERIDYAHLTSINLGKRKSQGDGKPKKKMNFSNIDASKLGNSGTKDIATEPKGPKCRFCKEDGHVMKECDGFKAWLAKKGIPFREDTEKDGSKP; via the exons ATGGCATCACCAAACAGAG CTTTGAACCCATCAGTTATTTCTGGGCTCCTGAACTCAATTGAGCACCTCAATGGGACTAACTTTCCTACCTGGAAGGAGCAGATTTTGATTAACCTTGGTGTCATGGACCTTGATTATGCACTTAGGGAAAAAGCTCCAGTTCCTTTGTCCTCTCATGATGAAAACCTTGCTGAGAGAACTAAGGTTTATGAGGCTAATAAGGAGAAGTGGGAGCGCTCCAATCGCTTGTCTATCATGATCATGAAAAGCACAATTACTCTTGGGATTAGGGGAGCAATCCCTGATTCTGAATGTGCTAAGACTTATCTAGCGTCGATGGAGGAGCAATTTAAAGGCTCAACAAAAGTCTACGCTAGTACGTTGATCATGAAAATGCTCACCACTAAGTATGATGGTAAAAGCGGCGTGAGAGAACATATCATGACTATGAATGATATGGCCGCAAAATTAAAGGGCATGGACATGGAGATTTCTGAGGGCTTTCTGGTTCACTTCATTATGACTCCTCTTCCTATGGAGTATGGTCCCTTCAAGATTAATTATAATACTCAGAAGGAGAAGTGGACCATGAGTGAGCTCACATCTATGTGCGTTCAAGAAGAAGAACGGCTTAAGGTTGAAAGGATAGATTATGCTCATCTTACTTCCATAAACTTAGGGAAAAGAAAGTCTCAGGGTGATGGGAAACCTAAGAAGAAGATGAACTTCTCTAATATTGATGCAAGCAAGCTAGGGAACTCTGGCACCAAGGACATCGCTACAGAGCCTAAGGGTCCTAAGTGTCGTTTCTGCAAGGAAGATGGGCATGTCATGAAAGAATGTGATGGCTTTAAGGCATGGCTTGCTAAGAAGG GGATTCCATTTCGTGAGGACACTGAAAAAGATGGATCAAAGCCTTAG